The nucleotide sequence TCGGCGCTCAAGATCAACGCGCAGCCCTTCGGCGACATGCTGCGGCGTATCCACCACTGGACGGCGAACATCATGGTGGCGGCCTCGGTGCTGCACATGATGCGCATCTACTTCACGGGCGCGTTCAAGAAGCCGCGCGAGATCAACTGGTGGATCGGGATGCTGCTCCTGATCTTCACGGCGCTCACCGCCGTCACCGGGTACGTGCTGCCCTACGACAACTACGCGTACAACACCTTGCAGGTGATCTACGGCATCGCGGGCTCGATTCCCTGGGTGGGCGAGTGGGTCGCGCAGGCGGCCTTCGCGGGCAAGTTCCCGGGTGACGGCATCATCCCGCGCGTGTACGGCTACCACATCATGCTGCTGCCGGGCATCCTGCTGGCCCTGACGGGCGCGCACATGCTCTTGATGATCAAGCAGAAGCACACCCAGCCGCAGTACGCCAAGCGCGTCGCCTACAAGAAGATCGTCGGCGTGCCGCTGATGGGCCAGCAGACGCCCATCATGCTGCTGCTCACCTTCGCGTTCGCGGGCATCATCGTCTTGTTCAGCGCCTTTATCCCGGTGCACCCGGTCGAGTACTTCGGGCCGCCCAGCACCACGCCGATCAACAACATCAAGCCCGACTGGTACCTGCTGTGGGTCTTCGGCGTGCTGGCGATCATCCCCAGCTTCGAGTTCCACCTGCTGGGCGGCGTGATCGGTTCGGAGTTCATGGGCGCCATCGTGGTCCCGACCCTGGCGATCCTCGCCATGTTCGCGGTGCCCATGCTCGACCGCAGCAAGGAGAACCTGTACTACGCCGAGAACCCCACCAACTACCCGGTGCGGCTCGGTGCGGGGGTGGCCTTCATGGCGCTGCTGGTGGTCTGGTCGGTCGCCGGGTACAAACCCGAGCTGATCAGCGCGGGCATCCTGACGACCGCCAACGCCAACACGGTGCTGTGGATCGCGTCCTTCCTGGTGCCCGCCCTGTCGTACTTCGCGGTGCAGGCCATCGTGCGCGGCATCCGCAGCCTGCGCGAGTCCGACGCCCGCGACCGCGCCAACTTCCAGGCCGCCGACGACTGAGCTCCGCCCTCCCAGCCCCCGCCTCGGCCCTGCGCCGGGGCGGTTTTCCTATGCTGTGGGGATGCAAGACGACCTCGCCGCCCACCTCGCCCGGCAGGCCCGGGCTCTCGGGCTGGACGCCCGGAATGTGGAGCACGCCGGTCCCGAGACGCTGCGCGACTTCGCGCGGGGAGTGCTGACCGAACTCGCTGCCCTCGGGCTCGTGGCGGGGGAGCAGGCCCCGGAGTGCTGGGCGGCGCCGCGCCCGACCGGACACTGATCACGGGACGCCGTGACGCTGGGAGAGGAAGACCTACAACCCGCGCCGTCGCCGGGCCGTCAGCCGCCCCAGAGGCAAACCGATCAGCGCGGGCAAGGTAAAGAGGAGCAGGAAGCCGGGCAGATCGCTATCCCCGACCATGTTCCCGAGGGGGCGGCCCAGCGCGGCGCTGACCGGGCTGCCGAGCCAGGCGAGGGCGGTCCACAGCCAGCCGTCAAGCCCGCGTGACTCCACCGCGTTCTCTAGCCAGCGGGCGCCGAGCAGCCCCAGCGTTTGCAGGATCAGGGCGGGGAGGAGCACGAGCAGGGACCGCGCGCCCCGCTCGGCCCGGCCCGCCAGGAAGCCCAGGGCGAGCGGCCCGAGCACCGGAATCCAGCCGACGAGCAGCGCCACGAGCAGCAGCATGAGGACGTTGACCCACGTCATGGGGCGAGTGTACCCCCGCGCCGCGCCGGACCGGACGGGCCGCGCGGATTGTAGCCGGGTCTACACCGCCGCTTCTGGGCTGATCCGGGGGTTACGCCGCCTTTAGACCATTGCCACGACCCGGGCGGGCGCGCTGTTCAGACTGGGGCGCGAGACGGAGTTCACCGGTCGCCTGACCGGGCGCGACATTCGTTATCTGACCTGCCGGAGGCTCCACATGCTCAAACGCTCGGCCGCCTTGCTCCTGCCCTTCGCCCTCGCCGCGTGCGCGCCGTCCATGATGGCGCCGAACGCCAGCACCGCCGACGGTCTGTTTCTCCAGGCCGTGACGGGGAGCAACCTCTTCGAGATCCAGTCGTCGCAGGTGGCGCTCCAGAAGTCGAACACCGCCGCGGTGCGCGCCTACGCCCAGCAGATGATCAACGAGCACACGACCGCGCAAAACCAGGTCGCGGCCCTGGCGGCGGCCCGCCGGGTGCCCCTGCCCACCGCGCTGCCCCCCGAGCTGCAACTCAAGGTCACGACCCTGAGCGGTCTGAACGGCGCGGACCTCGACGCGGCCTACATTCGCGAGCAGATCC is from Deinococcus planocerae and encodes:
- a CDS encoding cytochrome b, which codes for MNQWLDERLHISRLNDKFLRKAFPVHHSFFLGEITLFSLIILILTGILLALSYEPSNSLVVNSFDPGTTDAPNLIPAAYHSALKINAQPFGDMLRRIHHWTANIMVAASVLHMMRIYFTGAFKKPREINWWIGMLLLIFTALTAVTGYVLPYDNYAYNTLQVIYGIAGSIPWVGEWVAQAAFAGKFPGDGIIPRVYGYHIMLLPGILLALTGAHMLLMIKQKHTQPQYAKRVAYKKIVGVPLMGQQTPIMLLLTFAFAGIIVLFSAFIPVHPVEYFGPPSTTPINNIKPDWYLLWVFGVLAIIPSFEFHLLGGVIGSEFMGAIVVPTLAILAMFAVPMLDRSKENLYYAENPTNYPVRLGAGVAFMALLVVWSVAGYKPELISAGILTTANANTVLWIASFLVPALSYFAVQAIVRGIRSLRESDARDRANFQAADD
- a CDS encoding DUF4142 domain-containing protein, with amino-acid sequence MLKRSAALLLPFALAACAPSMMAPNASTADGLFLQAVTGSNLFEIQSSQVALQKSNTAAVRAYAQQMINEHTTAQNQVAALAAARRVPLPTALPPELQLKVTTLSGLNGADLDAAYIREQILSHQFTVSIFQNQQTAGRDAEVVAFANQNLPLIQRHLQEAQALGGGAAPAGHAGH